The genomic region TCCCGGCAGTCCTGGCGTACGGCGTCGAGGTCGACGTCGGTGAGGGTCATGGCGGGGGAGGCCAGCATCTCGCCGCCGGTCAGCGACCCCATCGCCGCCTCGATGCGGGCCGCGGCGTCCTCCATCGGCAGCAGCACGTGGTAGCGGACCGGCTCCTCGAGCCCCTCGTGGAGCGAGCGCACCTGGCGGGCGTCAGCGGTCGTCAGGGCCTGCTCGATGAGCAGCACGACGTCGTAGTCGGACATGGGCTCATGCTAGTCCGATTCCGCCGCGGCGGACCCCGTCCAGGACCTCGGCCAGGTCGTAGCCGACCGGCTCCTCGAGCTGGTCGTAGGTGCACGACGCCGGGTCCCGGTCGGGCCGCCAGCGCTTGAAGTGGGCGGTGTGCCGGAACCGCCGTCCCTCCATGTGGTCGTACTTGACCTCCAGCACCCGCTCGGGGCGCAGCGGGGTGAACGAGAGGTCCTTGCCGGCGCTCCAGCGGCTCTGGGTCCCGGGCACCCGGTCGGGGTTCGCGATCGCCCAGTCGCTCCACTCGCCCCACGGGTGCCCCTCGACCGGGCACACGAGCGGCTGGAGCTCCTCGAGCAGCTCGGCGCGGCGCTTCTCGGTGAAGCTGGCGCTGACGCCGACGTGCTGCAACCGCCCGTCGTCGTACAGCCCGAGCAGCAGGCTGCCGAGCAGCGGGCGCTCGGGGGTGCTGGTCTTGTGCTCCCGGTAGCCGGCCACGACCACGTCGGCGGTGCGCTCGTGCTTGATCTTCAGCATCGTGCGCCCGTTCGGCGAGTACGGCGCGTCCTGGGGCTTGGCGACCACCCCGTCGAGCCCGGCGCCCTCGAACGCCCCGAACCACCGCTCGGCCTCGACGGGGTCGGTGGTGGTGCGGGTGAGGTGGCAGGGGCCGCCGCCCCCGACCAGGTGCGCCAGTGCCTCCTCCAGCCCGGCCCGGCGCTCGCGGAACGGCCGGTCCAGCCAGGAGTCCGCGCCGAGGGCGAGCAGGTCGAAGGCGACGAAGCCGGCCGGGGTCTGCTCGCTGAGCAGCTGCACCCGGGAGGCCGCGGGGTGGATCCGCTCCTGGAGCACCTCGAACTCCAGCCGGTCGCCGACGGCCACGAAGATCTCCCCGTCCAGGACGCAGCGCTCGGGCAGCTGCTCGCGGGCGGCGGCCACGATCTCGGGGAAGTAGCGGGTCAGCGGCTTGGTGT from Nocardioides pantholopis harbors:
- a CDS encoding ATP-dependent DNA ligase; translation: MDLPVLPPLQPMLAKSVSGIPDPAAHGGLVFEPKWDGFRCLVFKDGDEVELTSRNTKPLTRYFPEIVAAAREQLPERCVLDGEIFVAVGDRLEFEVLQERIHPAASRVQLLSEQTPAGFVAFDLLALGADSWLDRPFRERRAGLEEALAHLVGGGGPCHLTRTTTDPVEAERWFGAFEGAGLDGVVAKPQDAPYSPNGRTMLKIKHERTADVVVAGYREHKTSTPERPLLGSLLLGLYDDGRLQHVGVSASFTEKRRAELLEELQPLVCPVEGHPWGEWSDWAIANPDRVPGTQSRWSAGKDLSFTPLRPERVLEVKYDHMEGRRFRHTAHFKRWRPDRDPASCTYDQLEEPVGYDLAEVLDGVRRGGIGLA